A genomic stretch from Halichoerus grypus chromosome 7, mHalGry1.hap1.1, whole genome shotgun sequence includes:
- the LOC144382568 gene encoding collagen alpha-1(XIII) chain-like has protein sequence MVAERARRAAAAGARGPGEPGAPAAVALAAAPAERCARLPSPGSCGLLALALCSLALSLLAHFRTAELQARVLRLEAERGEQQMETAILGRVNQLLDEKWKLHSRRRREALPKPSSGCHCPPGKELCE, from the exons ATGGTAGCGGAGCGCGCCCGCAGAGCGGCAGCCGCCGGTGCCCGCGGCCCCGGGGAGCCGGGCGCGCCCGCGGCGGTGGCGCTGGCGGCGGCGCCGGCCGAGCGCTGCGCGCGGCTGCCGAGCCCGGGGTCGTGCGGGCTGCTGGCGCTGGCCCTGTGCTCGCTGGCGCTCAGCCTGCTCGCCCACTTTCGGACCGCCGAGCTGCAGGCCCGGGTGCTGCGCCTGGAAGCGGAGCGTGGGGAGCAGCAAATGGAGACGGCTATTTTGGGACGAGTCAACCAACTGCTGGATGAG AAATGGAAGCTCCACTCTCGGAGGCGCCGGGAGGCCCTCCCGAAGCCGTCTTCAGGGTGTCACTGTCCACCAGGTAAGGAGCTCTGCGAATAG